The DNA segment TTGAACAGGTATTTGTCAAAAAACCGGAAGATGTAAGAAAAGGTCTTGACTTTGACAGGAAATTATATATTGTTCGCCGTGAATTTGAACAGAGCAATGAAAATACATATGTTGTCTCTTTTTCCAGCCGTACAATCGTATATAAAGGGATGTTTTTAGTTGGACAGCTTCGGACATTCTTCAAAGACTTGCAAGATCTAGATTTTGAATCTGCAATCGCCATTGTACATTCCAGATTCTCTACAAACACAACCCCCAGCTGGGAACGTGCACACCCAAATCGTCTGATTATACATAACGGTGAGATCAACACGATAAGAGGCAACGTGGATAAGATGCTTGCAAGGGAAGAGACGATGGAATCAGATCAACTGAAAGATTCTATGAGGAAAGTTTTGCCAGTGGTTCGTGCAAATGGATCCGATTCAGCCATGCTTGACAATACTCTGGAATTTCTGATGATGAGTGGCATGGATCTGCCGCTTGCAGTGATGGTCACGATACCGGAGCCATGGGAGGAAAACGATACATTACCTGCCAAGGTGAGAGAATTCTATCAGTATTATGCGACGATGATGGAACCATGGGATGGCCCCGCCTCGATTGTTTTCTCGGACGGAGATCTGGCAGGCGCTGTACTCGACCGTAATGGCCTTCGGCCCTCTCGGTATTATATTACAGATGACGATAATCTGATTCTGGCTTCGGAAGTCGGAGTACTTGACATACCTCCGGAGAAAATTGTATTAAAGGAGCGTCTACATCCAGGAAAGATGCTTCTGATTGACACCAGAGAAAAACGAATCATTCAGAATGATCAACTGAAAGAATATTATGCAAAACGATGTGCGTATGGAGAATGGACAGATCAAAATCTCGTTTACCTAAAAGACTTGAAAATTCCGAATCAGGAATCTGTGACTTACAAGAAAGAGGATAGACGAAAGTTGTTTACTGCTTTTGGCTACAGCTACGAAGAATATCGCTCATCAATTAAACCCATGGCTTTGAATGGATCCGAGGGAATTGCTGCGATGGGCATCGATACTCCTCTTGCGGCATTGTCAAAAGAACATCAGCCATTGTTTAATTATTTTAAGCAGATGTTCGCACAGGTAACCAACCCGCCGATTGATGCGATTCGTGAGAAAATTGTGACCTCGACTACGGTATATCTTGGAAAAGACGGAAATCTGTTAAGGGAAAAGCCTGAAAATTGCAGAGTACTCGCAATCAAAAATCCGATTTTGACAAATACGGATCTGCAAAAGATCAAAACAATGAAAAAAGAGGGTTTCAAAGTAAGTGAGGTGTCCATCTTATACTATAAAAGCACTTCTCTTTCAACAGCCTTGGATCATCTGTTCATCGAAGTGGATAAAGCAGTTCAGATAGGAGCAGGAATACTGGTTCTCACAGATCGGGGAGTGGATGAAAATCATGTTGCAATTCCATCTCTGCTTGCGGTCTCAGCTGTGCACCAACATCTGGTGAGAACAAAAAAGAGAACCAGTCTTGGAATCATACTGGAATCTGCGGAGCCCAGAGAGGTTCATCATTTTGCCACACTGCTCGGATACGGGGCAAGTGCTGTCAATCCTTATCTTGCCTATGAAGCGATTCATGATCTGATTGAGAACAAGATGGTGCATAAAGACTTTTATGCAGCAATGAATGATTATAATGAAGCCGTTCGGGCTGGTATCGTCAAGATTGCTTCCAAGATGGGTATTTCAACGATACAGTCCTATCAGGGTTCTCAGATCTTTGAGGCAGTTGGAATATCAAATAAAGTGATTGATCAATATTTTACAAATACCGTAAGCCGTGTGGGAGGTATCACTTTGGAAGATATTGCACGTGATGTCAACGAACGTCATTCAAAGGCGTTTGATCCATTGGGACTGGACAGTAATCTTGCACTGGAAACAATCGGAAGACATAATAGCATCCGCCCCGGAGAGGAACATCGCTACAATCCAGAGACGATTCATCTTCTGCAGGAATCAGTCAGACGCGGTGATTATCAGATGTTCAAAGAATATACCCGAAAAGTTGACTGTGAGGAATGCGGCAATCTGAGAAGCCTGATGGATTTTCAATATGCCGATAAGCCGCTGCCGCTTGAAACGGTCGAAAGTGTTGACTCGATTGTGAAACGTTTTAAGACTGGTGCTATGTCCTATGGGTCCATCTCAAAAGAAGCCCATGAGACGTTGGCCATTGCCATGAATCAGATTCACGGAAAATCAAATACAGGAGAGGGCGGTGAGAGTCCAAATCGTCTGGATGATCCAAAGCGATGCTCGGCAATCAAACAGGTTGCATCTGGAAGGTTTGGTGTGACGAGCCAATACCTTGTGAGTGCAAAAGAGATTCAGATTAAGATGGCGCAGGGAGCGAAACCCGGTGAGGGAGGACATCTCCCTGCCCGGAAAGTGTATCCTTGGATTGCGAAAACCAGGTATTCCACGCCAGGCGTTACATTGATATCGCCTCCGCCTCATCATGACATTTATTCGATCGAGGATCTGGCGCAGCTCATTTATGATCTTAAAAATGCCAATAAGGATGCGAGGATATCCGTGAAACTGGTGTCGGAAGCGGGTGTCGGGACAGTTGCAGCTGGAGTAGCGAAGGCCGGTGCACAAGTGATCCTGATCTCCGGGTATGACGGGGGAACAGGCGCAGCACCAAAAAGTTCTATTCAAAATGCAGGACTTCCCTGGGAGCTGGGTCTTGCGGAGACGCATCAGAATTTAATCGCTAACGGACTTAGAAACCGTGTGCGGATAGAGACAGATGGTAAGCTGATGAGTGGCCGTGACGTTGCAATTGCAGCGCTTCTTGGGGCAGAGGAATTTGGCTTCGCAACGGCTCCGCTCGTCACAATGGGTTGTATCATGATGCGTGTCTGCAATCTGGATACCTGCCCGGTCGGCGTGGCAACACAGAATCCAAAATTACGAGAACGCTTTCGTGGAAAACCAGAATACGTGGTCAATTTTATGCGATTTATTGCAGAAGAGCTGCGTGAGTATATGGCTAAGCTGGGATTTCATACAGTTGATGAAATTGTGGGACGCACAGACAGATTAAAAAGACGTGAGGATAGCACAGAAGATGGGATTTCCCGCATAGATCTGACACAGATTCTCAACAATCCATATTCCAAAGAAGAGCACCTGATATTTGAGCCGAGAAGAAAATATAAATTTGAATTGGAAAAAACAATAGATGAAAGAGTTCTCCTTCCTGGATTTTGGCCTTCTTTTGATCAGAAGTTATCGGCCACGATTAATACGGAAGTGCATAATACTGACCGTGCACTAGGTACACTCACAGGAGCTGAGATCACCAGACGTTTTGGTGAAACGCTTCCCGATGACACCTACCTGGTAAGATGCACAGGTGCCGGCGGACAAAGCTTCGGCGCATTTATTCCGAAAGGGCTGACTTTAAAACTGGAAGGAGATTCGAATGACTATTTTGGAAAGGGTCTTTCCGGAGGCAAACTGATTATTATGCCGCCCAAAGGTGCCCGCTACAAGGCAGATGAAAATATTATTATCGGAAATGTAGCGTTATATGGTGCTACCGGAGGAGAAGCTTATATCTGCGGTGTTGCAGGTGAGCGTTTCTGTGTGAGAAATTCAGGAGTTAGGGCAGTTACAGAAGGAGTTGGAGATCATGGATGTGAATACATGACTGGCGGATGTGTCGTGGTACTTGGGCAGACAGGAAGGAATTTTGCTGCCGGTATGAGTGGCGGGGTGGCCTATGTTCTGGATGAGGATAATACGCTTTATAAAAAGCTGAACAAGGAGCTGGTTACGATGAATCCCTTAGATAATAAGCACGATGAAAAGGAATTAAAACAGATGATTAGAGCACATGTAGATGCCACCGGATCCGAAAAGGGAGCCGTCATTTTAAAAGAGTTTGACTTTTATCTTTCAAAATTTAAAAAGGTGATTCCGGATGATTATAAAAGGATGCTGATGCTCACAGCAAAATATGAGGCTAAAGGCATGGACACTGAGTATGCTCAGGTCGAAGCGTTTAATGAAAGCTTAAGGGAGGTGTAAATATAATATGGGAAAACCGATGGGGTTTCTGGAATATGATCGTGCTGACGGCGTGTCAGTTCCACCGCTTGAGAGAATAAAAAGCTTTCACGAATTTCACATACCTCTTTCCGAGAAAAAGCAGAGAATACAAGGTGCCCGCTGTATGGACTGCGGAGTCCCATTTTGTCAGTCAGCAAGGATGATTGCGGGTATGGCGAGTGGTTGTCCGCTTAACAATCTCTGTCCGGAGTGGAACGAGTTGATTATGAGTGGCAACTGGAAACTGGCCTATGAGAGACTGGATAAGACGAACTGTTTTCCTGAGTTTACTGCCCGGGTGTGTCCGGCTCTCTGTGAGGAGGCTTGCACCTGCGATTTGTATGGAGAGGCAGTGACTTCGAAAGCCAATGAGAGGGCGATCATAGAACACGCCTGGAGGGCAGGATATATAAAAGCCACGCCGCCAAAGACGCGTACCGAAAAAAAGGTGGCAGTTGTTGGAAGCGGACCATCCGGACTTGCGGCAGCGATGTGTCTCAACAGACGAGGTCACAAGGTCACAGTCTTTGAACGAAATGACCGTATTGGCGGACTGATGCGTTACGGAATTCCGAATATGAAACTTGAAAAATGGGTGATAGACCGCAGAATTAACCTCATGAAAGAGGAAGGCATCGAATTCGTAACGAGTGTCGATGTGGGTGTGGATGTTTACGCGGAGCAGCTTCTGAAAGATTTCAACCGAGTTCTGCTCTGCTGCGGGGCATCCAATCCAAGAGATATCAAAGTAAAGGGGAGGCAGCTAGCGGGAATCTATTTTGCCTTGGATTTCTTAAGGTCCGTTACAAAAAGTCTTCTGGATTCCAATTTTGCTGATCACCATTATATTGATCCGAGGGGAAAACATGTTGTGGTGATCGGTGGCGGTGATACTGGCAATGACTGTGTCGGAACATCAATTCGCCTGGGTGCCAAAAGTGTCACGCAGTTAGAGATGATGCCCCGTCCGCCGTTACAAAGAGCTGAGACAAATCCGTGGCCACAGTGGCCGAAAATTGAGAAGACAGACTATGGACAAGAGGAGGCGATTGCTGTATTCGGACATGATCCGAGAATCTACCAGACTACAGTAACAGAATATATTGGTGATAACAGAGGAAAACTAAAACAGATTGAAATTGTAGATCTTAAGCAAAAAAAGGATGAGAAAACCGGAAGAATGATTATGGCGCCGGTGGAAGGATCCGGAAGGAAGATTCCTGCAGACCTTGTACTGATTGCAGCAGGATTCTTAGGTTCTCAGAACTATGTGACCGATGCTTTTAACATTAAGGTGAACTCACGCACAAATGTTCTGACAAGTGA comes from the Blautia liquoris genome and includes:
- the gltB gene encoding glutamate synthase large subunit, producing the protein MTHSSICAKDPKLPGLYNPKFEHDNCGIGAVVNIKGRATHETVENALKIVENLEHRAGKDAEGKTGDGVGILLQISHKFFTKTCRTLGIFLGKEREYGVGMFFLPEQEPKRNQAKKMFEIILKKEGLELLGWRKVPIVPDVLGSKARDCMPYIEQVFVKKPEDVRKGLDFDRKLYIVRREFEQSNENTYVVSFSSRTIVYKGMFLVGQLRTFFKDLQDLDFESAIAIVHSRFSTNTTPSWERAHPNRLIIHNGEINTIRGNVDKMLAREETMESDQLKDSMRKVLPVVRANGSDSAMLDNTLEFLMMSGMDLPLAVMVTIPEPWEENDTLPAKVREFYQYYATMMEPWDGPASIVFSDGDLAGAVLDRNGLRPSRYYITDDDNLILASEVGVLDIPPEKIVLKERLHPGKMLLIDTREKRIIQNDQLKEYYAKRCAYGEWTDQNLVYLKDLKIPNQESVTYKKEDRRKLFTAFGYSYEEYRSSIKPMALNGSEGIAAMGIDTPLAALSKEHQPLFNYFKQMFAQVTNPPIDAIREKIVTSTTVYLGKDGNLLREKPENCRVLAIKNPILTNTDLQKIKTMKKEGFKVSEVSILYYKSTSLSTALDHLFIEVDKAVQIGAGILVLTDRGVDENHVAIPSLLAVSAVHQHLVRTKKRTSLGIILESAEPREVHHFATLLGYGASAVNPYLAYEAIHDLIENKMVHKDFYAAMNDYNEAVRAGIVKIASKMGISTIQSYQGSQIFEAVGISNKVIDQYFTNTVSRVGGITLEDIARDVNERHSKAFDPLGLDSNLALETIGRHNSIRPGEEHRYNPETIHLLQESVRRGDYQMFKEYTRKVDCEECGNLRSLMDFQYADKPLPLETVESVDSIVKRFKTGAMSYGSISKEAHETLAIAMNQIHGKSNTGEGGESPNRLDDPKRCSAIKQVASGRFGVTSQYLVSAKEIQIKMAQGAKPGEGGHLPARKVYPWIAKTRYSTPGVTLISPPPHHDIYSIEDLAQLIYDLKNANKDARISVKLVSEAGVGTVAAGVAKAGAQVILISGYDGGTGAAPKSSIQNAGLPWELGLAETHQNLIANGLRNRVRIETDGKLMSGRDVAIAALLGAEEFGFATAPLVTMGCIMMRVCNLDTCPVGVATQNPKLRERFRGKPEYVVNFMRFIAEELREYMAKLGFHTVDEIVGRTDRLKRREDSTEDGISRIDLTQILNNPYSKEEHLIFEPRRKYKFELEKTIDERVLLPGFWPSFDQKLSATINTEVHNTDRALGTLTGAEITRRFGETLPDDTYLVRCTGAGGQSFGAFIPKGLTLKLEGDSNDYFGKGLSGGKLIIMPPKGARYKADENIIIGNVALYGATGGEAYICGVAGERFCVRNSGVRAVTEGVGDHGCEYMTGGCVVVLGQTGRNFAAGMSGGVAYVLDEDNTLYKKLNKELVTMNPLDNKHDEKELKQMIRAHVDATGSEKGAVILKEFDFYLSKFKKVIPDDYKRMLMLTAKYEAKGMDTEYAQVEAFNESLREV
- a CDS encoding glutamate synthase subunit beta, which translates into the protein MGKPMGFLEYDRADGVSVPPLERIKSFHEFHIPLSEKKQRIQGARCMDCGVPFCQSARMIAGMASGCPLNNLCPEWNELIMSGNWKLAYERLDKTNCFPEFTARVCPALCEEACTCDLYGEAVTSKANERAIIEHAWRAGYIKATPPKTRTEKKVAVVGSGPSGLAAAMCLNRRGHKVTVFERNDRIGGLMRYGIPNMKLEKWVIDRRINLMKEEGIEFVTSVDVGVDVYAEQLLKDFNRVLLCCGASNPRDIKVKGRQLAGIYFALDFLRSVTKSLLDSNFADHHYIDPRGKHVVVIGGGDTGNDCVGTSIRLGAKSVTQLEMMPRPPLQRAETNPWPQWPKIEKTDYGQEEAIAVFGHDPRIYQTTVTEYIGDNRGKLKQIEIVDLKQKKDEKTGRMIMAPVEGSGRKIPADLVLIAAGFLGSQNYVTDAFNIKVNSRTNVLTSDNKYETSLPRVFTAGDMHRGQSLVVWAIWEGQQAAKAVDESLMGYTNL